Proteins from a genomic interval of Deferribacterota bacterium:
- a CDS encoding dihydrofolate reductase, whose protein sequence is AQTCCISGINLPNEAYLRDNYGSKAVQIVNTTDAINKGYDKSFGSHVLEEFALPNEVDYALQYDNEAYKVLVYFHEITGHGGGKMALGKEDINPSDVIGGYYNTLEEARADLTALWNMLDPKTAEMGILSKEAAAAGYRDFVRSTLVMLKDFPNATKIQEAHRAAENMIVRYLMDNTEAVSQEVIDGKTYFVVNDIDGMRQGVSKLLAEVQRIKSEADANAAKRLIETYGQYLDTELRDEVVERYNKVKERYGIPQYSVMIHSRLYLDKEGKVRVDNTESFMDQQLRYDNFNEVSN, encoded by the coding sequence TGCACAAACGTGCTGTATTAGTGGTATAAATTTGCCTAACGAAGCTTATCTGCGAGATAATTATGGATCAAAAGCTGTTCAAATTGTAAATACAACAGATGCGATAAATAAGGGCTATGATAAATCTTTTGGTTCTCATGTTTTGGAGGAATTTGCCCTACCTAATGAGGTTGATTATGCTCTACAGTATGACAATGAGGCCTATAAGGTGCTTGTTTATTTTCATGAGATAACAGGTCATGGTGGCGGAAAGATGGCGCTAGGCAAAGAAGATATTAACCCCAGCGATGTAATAGGTGGTTATTATAATACATTAGAAGAGGCTAGGGCAGATTTGACTGCTTTGTGGAACATGTTAGATCCAAAGACTGCCGAAATGGGTATTTTATCAAAAGAAGCAGCAGCTGCTGGTTATAGAGATTTTGTTAGAAGTACACTTGTGATGCTAAAAGATTTTCCCAATGCTACAAAGATTCAAGAGGCACACAGAGCTGCTGAAAATATGATAGTAAGGTACCTTATGGATAATACAGAGGCTGTTAGTCAAGAGGTTATTGATGGGAAGACCTATTTTGTTGTAAATGATATAGATGGAATGAGGCAAGGTGTCTCTAAGCTTTTGGCTGAGGTTCAAAGAATAAAATCTGAGGCAGATGCAAATGCTGCAAAGAGGCTGATAGAAACCTATGGCCAATATTTGGATACTGAGCTTAGGGATGAAGTTGTTGAGAGATATAATAAGGTGAAAGAAAGATACGGTATACCACAGTACAGTGTTATGATACATTCAAGATTATATTTAGATAAAGAAGGAAAAGTTAGGGTTGACAATACTGAAAGCTTTATGGATCAGCAACTAAGGTATGATAACTTCAATGAGGTTAGTAATTAA